Part of the Gavia stellata isolate bGavSte3 chromosome 28, bGavSte3.hap2, whole genome shotgun sequence genome, CTGAGTTCCAGGAACAGCGTGTCACTATCAGTATACggcagcaaactgaaacagaaccTTCTGGGAGCCGGTTTTAAACTGGGAagtcttaaaaatgaaacaaacaaaaaaaagacaacagataCCACACAGTACAAAATagtaattatttatattttcaaaaagaaaaaaaaagttaccagCTATTTTGAAACTTCTTCCCTGTAAGAAGAGTGACTAATAGAAAGGAACAGGACTGGCTCCTATACAGTCGGCAAGTCAGGTACAAACAGTTGTTAAGAATCATTTAGCAACTCAGGACAGGGACTTTTGACGCAGCATTCATGAACAAtaaaatttctcctttttttttttttaaaaaaaagggggaggagggaaataaAGCAGGGAAAAATGCCAAAAACATTTCCCACAATGTCTAAAAACAGTAACCGTTGTTCTTGTCAGACAGCACGCTCCAGATCAAGGATTTTCTAGTCCTTTCAAAACCAATACAGCCAAAGGCTGCCTTCAGTCTATTCACACCCTCCAGAACACACAGCCTTTCACTGTCCCCTTTCACTTCAACCTGTCATTTAtaaaaggtggggttttttcttcttttttttcctcttttttttctttttttttttttttttttgcaattaacATACAAGTGCTACTAACAGAGAAACTGATCTTCTTGTTGCTGGATGGCAATAAGGAGTTACACAAACGTCCAGTTTTTAGCTCAGCTGGAAGGacttaaattctctttttttgattTAAATACTACTGGAGCTCCCATCAGGTACTTCTTTTCCAGAACCTCACTAGAAATTCTTTTTGACCCTCCAACGCTCTCCAAAGCTAAAATGTCCTCTTGCTCCAGGCATCTGACGATTTGTTCTGTGCTGCCAGACGCAGAGACGTTGTTTTCCCCAGTACCACTGCTGGGTTATTCTGACTTGGGTTGGTGCCTAAACCGAACCCTGTACTTAATTGACTCAGCCAAGTCGAAGGGAACACACAGACGATGCAGCGACAGGGATTCGTTAGGTTGAACAGCCCCAGAGCCCCAGGCCCaccctcccccctctccccaagtTACTTGGtgctgttttaaaaagtctgGGTGTCACGAAGCAGTCTCTTCCCCCCAACAACAGAGTAAAAGCTCCACAGATTTCGCTGTCTACCTGGTGGTCAAGGttacagcagcaacagctggTGCTGCTTCCAGAAAAACATGGGGTGGTGTGACCAGACAGGACTTTAGGATTGCTTCAGTCGCTTACGTGGGGGTCCCAGAAAGGGGCACTGTGCAGAGGCCAAAGAGCGATACGCCTCAGCCACCAAATGGGGATGCGATACTACCATAGACTTCCAGCCTGATGTCTCCATGACGTCAGAAGCATGACtagaaagaagagagaataaATCTGAAGTTATCAACTGGGATAAAAAGGATTAACTAAATGGATTCTTTCCACATGCCCGagaaagctgacatttttaGTGTACTGTTTTAGGATCACTCTGGATGTATGCTAGATACCTTTTTGTGAAGACTGCAAGCTTTGGCTCTGCTGGCACAGTTGTATGCTGGACAGTCCTTCAACTTTAGGATGAAAAGCTCAAACGTACATGATCCCAGGTGGAGGACAGCAGGAACACAATGCTCATCTACCCTGACTACTCAGCACAGAAGTCTTTTAAATCAATATAGAACGTACTGAGAAAAACTGTATTAACTGACAAATAGGACTAAAAACATTTCCAGACATCAAAGTAGTTGGTAGTCATTTTACATCTACTGAAAGGTCTGTTATATTACGAGTTGCACATAGTGCCTCAATATCAGGGGCTACTTGATACTCTACTACCTAAAAGTTCTTGTGATCTTAGGAAGAGATCCATAACAGCTCAGAGAAACAGTCCTGCTGTACACTCCAAACAGTCCCAGCAGGACAAGACTAATCTGCCCTTAGGGCAATGCCACATCTGGGACGCCAGATAAATGAAGGATCACAATGGgagaactgaaaaagaaaaataatagagGAGACTCTCCCCTGCACGTGACGCTTCACAAATTGTGAACCCAATTGCTAATAAACAACACTTTCCTCTAGATTTGTTGCATCCTGGAACAAAAGTAAACTCACTAGTTAATGAAGTCCACTGCTTGAGTTTTCAGTTGATCAGCACTATGTAGGTCAGCTAGAATGAGGATCTCGGCTGCATTTTCCACAGACAGGTTACTGCACAGTGCATCCTCACACATCACCTTCAGACGTTCTAGAGCATACTGCAAAATACAAGCCAAAGTACGgttacaaagaagaaaacacctaATCAGGCCTGATGTGAAGCCTTACTTGTGCTCCTTCACCCTTCAGTAACAAACTACTCTATTATGCTGAACAGACCTCTTCGCTTTGCTATATGCATCTGAACTGTACTCAGAGAAGTAGTgaccagcaaaacaaaacaaaacaaaacaaaaggagaatCATGATGTGCCCACCCTGAGGAAAGCAATGGAGAGGAAACATACCCACCATAAAACTCTCATCCCGGCCTTCTTGTGTTACAGGCTTACTGGTGCTGAGTTCATGCTTTGAAATGAGAATTTCAGGTCACCTGTAATACTTACTATCTCAGTGACTTCAAGGCACAGAATGCTAAAGCCAACCTTCATTCTCACTCTATTACTGCATGACAGTAGTACCCGGGTTCAGTGGGAAGACCTATCTAACAGTGAATGCTCCATAGGTGTTCCAGTGATGTTTAGGCAGTTTTCACTCAATTTCTTTGCCATTAGTGACCTGCACATTAAGATCAGCCTTGCTCAAGCACATACTACTAGTTTAATATTAAAGTGTTAAACAAATGCCCCTGATTTCTTGCAGCTATCCAGCTAGAAACAAAACATCACAGCATGCCTGTAATGCCTTGGCAAAAGCTCTAGTCTAACTTCACATTCTCAACCTAAGAGTTTCTACCATTTAGTTGTTCATTTGCCTCCACTTTTTTTAGATCCGCAGGGTTGGGCCACATCAATGGTTTGAGAAATTCAAAGGATATGCTTAGAAGAAGACTGCTGTCTAATAAATTTCACACTATTTTCTGCAGCACTTCAGTCAGTATTGAATCATGCAGACACAGCcaagattttcaaaggcaacaCAGTGGTCTCGGGCAGACTCCAGAAAGAGCAATACTCAGAAAACTTCAAGCCACTCATTATCAAGAAAtgaaacccaaaccccaaacctcagTCTTTTGGAATATCATAGCTGGGAACTGTGAGACTGAgatacttctgaaaatcttggTATGTGTGATCTGATTATGGGGTTTGTGGCTCTTTGGATGAAACAAACTGAGTATTTCTGAATACTTCTGCATATTCTAGATCCCACGATTTCATTTCACAGGGATTAGGACAGTAGTCAATTCTAATGCAGTTCTTATATGAATAATAACATTAGCACTACATAAATGGTCCTAAAGATTAAACACAGTTAGGTCTTCTTCACATTATGACTTCAAATTGAGTGacatttctaaaaagaaaaaatctttaagattgttaatttttttttatctgacaGATAACTGCATTTGAGAGTATCCTTCATACTGTTGATAAGGCTTTTTTGGACAACTCAGAGATGACATGGTATACAAGTTCTTCAGTATGTAAGGCCACATTGGGAAAAGATACCAAATTTGCAAGGACTGAACAGAGAGCTGGTAACAAGCTCACTTGCATGACAACGGGAGCGCCTGCCATACAATAAGCATTGTTACTATAAATTGATTTTATATTCTGATTGAGATTTTCATCCCGTTATGGTTAAATTTACCCGAATAATTTTAGATTGTAAGAACATTTTTTCACTTAAGGATCGGTGATAATAATTACTTCAATTGAGGCATAGCACTCATAACCAGGACAGTTTTCTCCCACCAGAACATCTGAGAAGGCAAGTGATATTTACTTGCTTAATCTGTATCAGTAACTAAGAGTTTCAAATGAGGGGCAAGCCATTAGTTTATATTAATGTCTGTCAGTAGTTTAAAATGCACCAAACGAAGCTTAAAATTATGCCTTTTGTAAATTGAATATTCTCTTCCATGCATGTACAATTTTTATTTCGATTTTCGCTACAAATAGCTCAGCTTCTAATTACATAGTTGGGCAAAAGTAGCCATTCTGGTCTCTCAGGTACCAAgatttccccttcccccctttcttaattacactttaaaaaaacaccctaCCTAATAGCACACTTACCCAAGAGGCTGAAATAGTATCTCCTGGGTTGAGAAGAcgtgctttgttttggttttggtctaATTACATATTTTCCCCAAGAGACAGGAGGAACTCAGAAGAAGCTGTTTCAGTCTCTTGAGTAAATATTAGATGTTTTATGTGCTTTCatgaaagattttttatttctccttttaaaagacACACAAtgactttaaaaggaaaaaaaagctacattAAAAGCCAGGAAACTCAAAGTTAAAGCCTACTCTGTCCTTAATGTACTGCTTCTTACTTACACTTGTCTCAGTTAAAGATGGTATGTGAGCTCTCAATCAATACTctttaaataatgaataaaatatgtGGCAATGATTATAATCAGGCCAAGAATCTCCTTGcattatttcccattttaattCTAGTTGCAGTGGCCTAATAATGGCATATGGAGCATTTCACCTctaaaatcagcatttttgaTGAAGCCCAGGTCTGCAGTGACAGGGAGTTTGATGGCCGTGTGGTGGTTACGTGGAACAAGGTTACATGcatccacattttaaaatccaCCACCCTAACTGGCACCCACAAGAGAATCCAAGGACTGAAGAAGCATGGAGACTGAACTACGGTCTCACCCCTAGAGGTGGTCCCTCCAGGTCAGAGTTGAGGCACATTGGCAGGGCAGTGTGGAGAATCTTGCACTGCTGCTACCCGTGCTGAACCTGTTCGATGGATAAATTCAGGACTTTAGTCTCCAGTGCTGTCAAACTGGCATCTTTCACCAGCACTAAGTTcacttttaagagaaaaaaagaaaaaggaaataaaattttggtTATATATTACGAATTTTCACTGGTTAATACGGCTCGCTGGCCAGCAGAGCACTCTCTTCTGTCCTTGGTGCTGCAAAGGGAAGGAGGCAACGGCTGGCTGGCTGGCAAGGCCACAGCGCTGCGCCTGCTACGCAGGGACTACCAGCAGCCTTCCAGTCAGACCATCCCCGACACCTCCCTGGCAAGGACCCTGCAAAACCACAGACGGGTTAGGCAATAGGGCTTCCTCCAGTGCACCCCTTCTCTCCATAAACAGCAGGGACTGccactgcaaaaagaaaataaacaacaggACCTTCCCACTCTTGGCTATCCATCACTTTAGAGCATCTCTTGAAGCTGCTGATACCAGCCAGaccagaaggagaagcaggCCCTGTTTGCCAAGACAGAACACTACTTTTTGAGATTTGGTAATAatcacactaaaaaaaaaaaatattgccagGTCCACCTTGACATTTTCTTCTCACCCCCAGCTCTTATGCTAGATTATGCTGAATAGAGATGACCtctgaaattttaagaaaacGCTTAAAACTGAGCAGTAGAGACAGAAATTCCTGATTGTTATATGTTAAGATATGTATCTATACAGCTATAGGTATCTTATATGTATATCCTATCTTACAGGTATCTTATATTACATGCAGGCTTACCTACAAGCCACAACCAATTCAAAGTAACTGCCCAACCACAATGATCACATGAAAAGCTTACTGCAGCAATCTCCAAGGAGCATTGTGTAAAGCAAGGTGCATGTCATTCCTGGTTCTCTGAACACCCATAAATCCCAACTGTACCTTGtcagcagctgccagcaagtCATCAGCCATTTTGTCAAGATTTGGTGCCTTCCCCGTGTAAATAAAGCACATCATTTCCTTAAAAACTTCAGGCTCCACATCATTGATTTCAACCCGATTCTGTATTAGAAAAATGAAGCTCATTAAGATCCTGACAAGAGGCTAAAGGCTTCCTTCTACCCAAGCTCTTCCAATATCTAGAAATTTGCTACAAACTATTTAGAATGTGTACTatttgcaaaaaagaaagaaagaaaaaaaaaaatgtggatggAGTAAGAAAAATTCTAAGTTGTATTTCACGTTCTCTTCTTGTCCTTATCCCACCCCAGACTCTTTCCCCAAGAGTAACAAAGGTAACAATTGCCTCCTTgatccctttcttcctcccttcagGACAGCTGAAGCAGAGACCTGCATCTAATGTGAGAAAAACAGTTAAAAGGTGACAATAGTCACAAACACTACCTAAGAAAGTTATCTGACCAGTGATGCTAAGAGTTGACTAGAGAGCTATTCATCTAGCCGGAGAAGTTCTCCTTCCTTCAGGAACTTACCTTTTTACTCTCTTCCATCTCATGCTCAAACATGGCGCTGAAAACTGGGGAACGCGCTACGGCagtggggaaaataaaacacagttaGAGATGCTCTTTTACTCTTCAGGAGGAGCTAAGTGTAGCCTGCCAACACCTCAACAACTGTCTTGCTACTTAATGCAAGAAAAATTCTCCTATAACAGATAGGGCAAATTGGGTACAACTGGTAAAGAAGTATAGGTTGTGACTTAATGTAATGTGGCCGATGTAGCTTCAAACTGGGTATGGGAGAATTTCTTATGCCCTTTCAACCAAGGCTGAAGAGTACATGGGTGGTAAGGTATCTTTCTTGACTTTACAAGGAAGTATTCCCCTGGAAATGTACTAATTTCTCCTTACAAATGCTTTAGGAATACGTTATAGTACACTACAGCCACAAAAGAATCCTCCTACCATCCTCACCATGGCAGGAGGTAGGCAATTAAAAATGGAGCAGGTATTTCCTCTCCCTCTAACAGTTCACAAAACAGTCCTTTACTACAGCTCTGCAGTTAAAAGCACTGCAGAAGCCTCCTTTAAAGACAAAgtaactcaaaaaaacccacttgcCATCATGTTGTTGTCTCCTATCCCGCTAAGGCCCATCCAACTCAATACCGACCTGCCAATATGGCTTTGTGAGCCTGGAACTCCTGGCCTGCAACGCACAGACAGCAGTCCGTGAAGCGTGAATTCTCCCAGAGTCCTCCCAACTCATCTGCCAAGCGACACTCTGGTACCTTCACCATGTTCATAGTGTTCTGGCCGGAGATATTGACAGAGTCCTGTACCACACTCAcctggaggggaaaagaaagccaACAACCAAAAAACTCAAAAACACACACCGGAAAAACTAATTTCTCTACAGGAAGTTTTTATTTCCAGGACAGGTGaagggaaatgcaaagcaaaacccACACCTCTCAAGCAGAATCACTGTATGATTAAAAATGTCTCCATTTTCAAAGCATCCTTTCTACCCTGCCTTAACCTGGTTCTCTGCTCCTCCAGAGTGTCCATCCCAAGTCCTAAATCACACCAGCACATTTTCTTCTCGATCCCAAATTAACAGCACTTCTACGCAATTTAATCGTAACTTTACCAGATGGTTTACCAAGGAAGTAGaaccttatttttctgcttttacgGACATCATACCTGACCTAGTTTTTTCCTTCTATCAACACTCTGAAACCCTCCCCAATCAATAATGCAATACAGACAGAAGTAcagatgaaaatgaagtgtACACAGAGCTTCTCTATCCGAGCACTGCATCCACACGTGCGCAAGGGCAGTGTCTGACCCCCCAAATGTCTTGCTACTTCTGGTTCTAAATTTCTTAGAGAGTTCAACACTTCCACCacattataaaagaaaatttaaaaaaaaccgTGAacagtaagtttaaaaaagcagctttatGTCAAGTAATTAGGAAGATTTGGGGAAGGTAGATAGATTCCTTATCACCTGCTCTAAAGCAGACATGGTTAGGCAGGGACCACAGGTCCCAGCTGATGAAAAGGGAACCGTTAAGAGCCTATTCAGCACCAAACCATTATTGTTAAACACGCAGTAATTCATAAGCCTTCTACAGCAGACTCCAATTAGAAAAGATCAGAGTGACTAATACTACTCCGCTATAATAAAGAATAAAGGAAGAAGCTGATTGACAGGGAAGCATACATGAGACTATTTCCTGGATTTGCTGTCAAGTCTAAGTTAAATTTCAGTTCTATTAATAACCAATGGCCAAAGAAGAACAATGGACAGCAAAGGAAGCTTCACAATTATGTAAAAGGAGAAGTAAATTATGAAGTGAGAGAGATGACAGAAGCAccttctaaggaaaaaaactgcTAATAGCACATATACCCCAACTCTTGAGAAACCTCCAGTGGGTTTCTGATGCAGGCACATCTTGTGTAAACTACACAAcactcaaaaccaaacaaataccAGATGCTGCTTGCCAAAGGACACTAGTGAGTAGCCAGAGCAAAAGTGAGGAAGCTAATATTCTTTGTCATTAATTTGATGGCTACATCATCTTTTTGCCCTGTGACATCTAGACCAGCAACACGGACTCAGGGATGGATGAAAACTCATCAGATTCATTAAAAAGGAATTCTAAGATGCAGATCCCTTGCTGGAGT contains:
- the SPOP gene encoding speckle-type POZ protein translates to MSRVPSPPPPAEMSSGPVAESWCYTQIKVVKFSYMWTINNFSFCREEMGEVIKSSTFSSGANDKLKWCLRVNPKGLDEESKDYLSLYLLLVSCPKSEVRAKFKFSILNAKGEETKAMESQRAYRFVQGKDWGFKKFIRRDFLLDEANGLLPDDKLTLFCEVSVVQDSVNISGQNTMNMVKVPECRLADELGGLWENSRFTDCCLCVAGQEFQAHKAILAARSPVFSAMFEHEMEESKKNRVEINDVEPEVFKEMMCFIYTGKAPNLDKMADDLLAAADKYALERLKVMCEDALCSNLSVENAAEILILADLHSADQLKTQAVDFINYHASDVMETSGWKSMVVSHPHLVAEAYRSLASAQCPFLGPPRKRLKQS